The Mycobacteriales bacterium genome segment CGGCATTGGCGAGATCGTGGACCGACACCTCGTCGTAGGGCTTGTCCGCGAATAGTTGGACGGCCGCGTCGAGGAGTTTGCCCCGCGTCGAGGCTGCGCGTGCCGCTCGGCTGGTGCTCATGATGCGCATTCTAACTGATTCGCTATCATTGATCCGAAATCAAAGGAGGCGCCGTGCCGGACATCGCGATCATCGGAGGCGGCCCCGGCGGGCTGACGGCGGCCATCGCGCTCGCCCGGCGCGGCATCCGCACCACGGTGTTCGAACGCGACGACCACCCCGAACGCATGCCGCGCTTCAACCCCGACCGCTCCTACCCCATCGACATCACCGGTCACGGACTCAACGCGCTGCGCCACATCGACGCCGTCACCTCGTTCGACGCTCACCTGACCTCCTTCCGCGGGATCATCTTCCGGGGCCGGGTGGTTGACCCCTGGCCCGAGCCGGGGTGGATCGGCTCGCGAGGCGACATCACTCGCGCGCTGATGTCGCTGGCCGAGCAGCGGCACCGCGACCTGATCGAGTTCGTGTTCCACAACGACGTCCGTGCTGTCGACGTGCACGCGGGAGAGGTGGCAGACCGGCGTTTCGACCTCGTCGTCGGCGCGGACGGCGCGGGCTCGGCCGTCCCGACGGCGATGACCGAGCGGGTCGAAGGATTCACTGTGGAGACCTCCGCTGTCCCCAACTACGGGCTCCTCCTCGAACTCGACCAGGTCGGCGACAAGCTGGACAAACACTTCTTGAACTACGGCCTGGCGTTCAGCCCCCTTGCGCTGGTCGCGGTCATCGTGGATGAGGACAAACCAGACGGCGTGCGGTGGCTGGGCGTGCTCGGAGTGAACAAGCCGATTACCTTCGGCTCTCCCGAACAAGCCACCGATTGGCTGCGCGAGCACGTACCGCGCACGCTGGAGCTGACCAGCGAGCAGGCGATCGCCGAGTTCGCCCGGCGTCAGTTCGTCCATCTGGGACAGCGGCTGACCTGTTCCAGCCTGCATGCCGGCCGCGCGGTGCTGCTCGGCGACGCCGCCGCTGCGTTTCCACCGATCGGGCAGGGCGGCAACGCGGCCCTGGAATCAGCGATGGTGCTCGACCAGTGCCTCGCATCCGGACCGCTGGACACCGTCGGCGCCCGCTACGAGGCGGCGTGGAAACCCGAAGCCGACGCGGTCTCCTGGATCGGCTCGCAGGTCCGCTACCAGAATCCGAGCACGCAGGCCCGCATGGTGATCGGCCGCGTCCTCGGGGTCAACCTCATGAGCCAGGCCAAGAGCTCCACCCGCACCTACGCGGACGTGCGACGCACCGCACGCCGGCGTCTGGCATCGCTCTAGACATAGGCCAACCCAAAGAAAAGCAGAGCATGACACAGCAGTACCAGCAGCAAAGGAGCACCAACCATGCCCGGTCATCGCATTGACGTCCACACCCACGCCATGCGGGAGGAGGTGATGGCGGCCGTCGCCGCCCGCGGCTACCGCCCGACCGGCGGCTACAAGATCTCCGTCCGATGGACACCGGAAGCCGCCCTCGCCTACATGGACCGCCACGACATCGCGGCCCAGATCGTGTCCATGCCCATGACGTTCACCGGAACCGACGACGACCCGGACTTCGGTAAGCGGTTGTCCAGGACGATCAACGAGGGCAACGCCAAGCTGATCGCCACGCACCCCGACCGGTTCGGCGCATTTGCCAGCCTGCCCGGCGACGGCCCCGACCAAGCGTTGGCCGAACTCGCCTACGCCCTTGACGAACTGGGCCTGGACGGCGTCATACTCACCTCGAACGTGGCCGGCCACTACTTCGGCGACCCGAGCCTGGAACCGGTACTGGTGGAGTTGGCCCGACGAGGGGTGCCGGTGTTCGTGCATCCGGTCGACTGCCCGCACATCGACGTTCTCGGCTTCGGCCGCCCGAGCTCGATCGTGGAATTCCCCTTCGACACCGCGCGCAACATCACCAACGCCCTCTACACCGGCCTGTTCCAGCGGATTCACGGACTCAAGCTGATCCTGGCCCACTGCGGTGGGGTGCTGCCGATGCTCGGCTGGCGGGTCGGCGAGCACACCGTGATGGGTCGGGGACCCGAGGACGCGGACATCGATCCCGCGCACGTCGCCGAGGTACTGCGCGGGCTCTACTACGAGACGGCCCTGGCCGGCAGCCGCAACTCCCTGCTGCCCACTCTCGAAGTCACGAGCTCCGACCACATCCTTTTCGGCACCGACTGGCCCGCCGCTCC includes the following:
- a CDS encoding NAD(P)/FAD-dependent oxidoreductase, giving the protein MPDIAIIGGGPGGLTAAIALARRGIRTTVFERDDHPERMPRFNPDRSYPIDITGHGLNALRHIDAVTSFDAHLTSFRGIIFRGRVVDPWPEPGWIGSRGDITRALMSLAEQRHRDLIEFVFHNDVRAVDVHAGEVADRRFDLVVGADGAGSAVPTAMTERVEGFTVETSAVPNYGLLLELDQVGDKLDKHFLNYGLAFSPLALVAVIVDEDKPDGVRWLGVLGVNKPITFGSPEQATDWLREHVPRTLELTSEQAIAEFARRQFVHLGQRLTCSSLHAGRAVLLGDAAAAFPPIGQGGNAALESAMVLDQCLASGPLDTVGARYEAAWKPEADAVSWIGSQVRYQNPSTQARMVIGRVLGVNLMSQAKSSTRTYADVRRTARRRLASL
- a CDS encoding amidohydrolase family protein — protein: MPGHRIDVHTHAMREEVMAAVAARGYRPTGGYKISVRWTPEAALAYMDRHDIAAQIVSMPMTFTGTDDDPDFGKRLSRTINEGNAKLIATHPDRFGAFASLPGDGPDQALAELAYALDELGLDGVILTSNVAGHYFGDPSLEPVLVELARRGVPVFVHPVDCPHIDVLGFGRPSSIVEFPFDTARNITNALYTGLFQRIHGLKLILAHCGGVLPMLGWRVGEHTVMGRGPEDADIDPAHVAEVLRGLYYETALAGSRNSLLPTLEVTSSDHILFGTDWPAAPEPTVVHNIDNLTSFDGFTSAELRDVERDNALTLFPRFA